From the Thermomicrobiales bacterium genome, the window ACGTCCGGGCAGCCCGGCGCTCGCCGAAATCATTGCGACGCATCGGTTCGGCGTCAGTGAGCCGGATCTGAGGATCGTCACGATTGGTGGTGGCACCGGGCTCTCAACGCTCTTGCGCGGACTCAAGCAGCACAACGTGTCGATCACCGCGATCGTAACGGTCGGTGATGACGGCGGCTCGTCCGGTCGGCTGCGCAGCGAATTTAACATGCCGTCGCCCGGCGATATCCGCAACTGCCTCGTAGCTCTGGCCGACTCGGAGATGCTGCTGAGCGATCTGTTCCAGTATCGCTTCGAAGCCGCTGACTCTGCGCTCGATGGGCATTCGTTCGGCAATCTCTTCATCA encodes:
- a CDS encoding YvcK family protein; translation: MKLRTWLRPGMQIKRWILLLLAGLIMISLALAMALAWIYRTYDFPSSAAGIVQAITLQFIPHPFREILVVTVGGGITIYGFLRLSRSMLSPFMDTRPGSPALAEIIATHRFGVSEPDLRIVTIGGGTGLSTLLRGLKQHNVSITAIVTVGDDGGSSGRLRSEFNMPSPGDIRNCLVALADSEMLLSDLFQYRFEAADSALDGHSFGNLFI